A region from the Aegilops tauschii subsp. strangulata cultivar AL8/78 chromosome 5, Aet v6.0, whole genome shotgun sequence genome encodes:
- the LOC109758486 gene encoding pirin-like protein At1g50590 produces the protein MSTMEVKQPRQVARRFLARPQHEGAGAVVRRSIGRFELRYFDPFLVLDEFSASAPSGFPDHPHRGFETVTYMLEGAVTHEDFEGHRGTIKAGDVQWMTAGRGIVHSEMPAGPGTSKGLQLWVNLASKNKMVEPGYQEFQSKDIASTTSADGDVTVRVIAGEAMGARSPVRTRTPTMYLDFTVRPHATAPVRQPVPASWNAFVYVLEGEGVFGPTADQPAGAHHLLLLGQGGDGVEVWNRSDKPLRFVLVAGEPIGEPVAQLGPFVMNTEEEIDATVNDFEYFINGFEKAKHWKSQAMIALELEYVG, from the exons ATGTCGACAATGGAGGTGAAGCAGCCCCGGCAGGTGGCGAGGCGGTTCCTGGCGCGGCCGCAGCACGAGGGCGCCGGCGCCGTCGTCCGCCGCAGCATCGGCAGGTTCGAGCTGAGGTACTTCGACCCGTTCCTCGTCCTGGACGAGTTCTCAG CTTCTGCGCCGTCTGGGTTCCCCGACCATCCGCACCGAGGCTTCGAGACCGTCACCTACATGCTCGAG GGAGCGGTGACGCACGAGGACTTCGAGGGCCACCGTGGCACGATCAAGGCCGGCGACGTGCAGTGGATGACGGCCGGCCGCGGCATCGTGCACTCCGAGATGCCCGCCGGCCCCGGCACCTCCAAGGGCCTCCAGCTCTGGGTCAACCTCGCCTCCAAGAACAAAAT GGTCGAGCCGGGGTACCAGGAGTTCCAGAGCAAGGACATCGCGTCCACGACGTCGGCGGACGGCGACGTGACGGTGCGCGTCATCGCGGGGGAGGCCATGGGCGCCCGGTCGCCGGTGCGCACGCGGACGCCGACCATGTACCTCGACTTCACGGTGCGCCCGCACGCCACCGCGCCCGTGCGGCAGCCGGTGCCGGCCTCGTGGAACGCGTTCGTGTACGTGCTCGAGGGCGAGGGCGTGTTCGGGCCGACGGCGGACCAGCCGGCGGGGGCGCACCACCTGCTGCTGCTCGGgcagggcggcgacggcgtggaGGTTTGGAACAGGTCGGACAAGCCGCTCCGGTTcgtgctcgtcgccggcgagcccATCGGGGAGCCCGTGGCGCAGCTGGGCCCATTCGTGATGAACACGGAGGAGGAGATCGACGCCACCGTCAACGACTTTGAGTACTTCATCAATGGGTTCGAGAAGGCCAAGCATTGGAAGTCGCAGGCCATGATCGCGCTAGAGCTAGAGTACGTAGGGTGA